In Pseudovibrio brasiliensis, the following are encoded in one genomic region:
- a CDS encoding acetyl-CoA acetyltransferase, producing the protein MAAIIGWAHTPFGKLADETVETLVTKVAKQAIADAGLAAEDIDEIVLGHFNAGFSKQDFTASLVLQADDNLRFKPTTRVENACATGSAAVHQGVKSIKAGDAKFVLVVGVEQMTTTPGPEIGANLLKASYLPEDGDTPAGFAGVFGKIAGMYFQKHGDQSEALAHIAAKNHKNGVENPYAQMRKDLGVEFCLNESEKNPFVAGPLKRTDCSLVSDGAAAIVLTDTTTALSAKKAVAFRGLGHAQDFLPMSKRDILKFEGCTEAWKRALSMANITIEDLSFVETHDCFTIAELIEYEAMGLVPEGQGARAILEGWTQKDGKLPVNPSGGLKAKGHPIGATGVSMHALTAMQLTGEAGGIQVEGAELGGIFNMGGAAVANYVSVMQRLK; encoded by the coding sequence ATGGCCGCAATTATTGGTTGGGCACACACACCGTTTGGCAAACTGGCAGATGAGACAGTCGAAACTCTCGTAACAAAGGTTGCCAAGCAAGCGATTGCTGATGCCGGTCTCGCCGCAGAAGACATTGATGAAATCGTTCTGGGTCACTTCAACGCCGGGTTCTCCAAGCAGGATTTCACCGCAAGCCTCGTGCTTCAGGCCGATGACAATCTGCGCTTCAAGCCAACCACCCGCGTTGAGAACGCATGTGCGACGGGCTCCGCTGCAGTGCATCAGGGCGTGAAGTCCATCAAAGCAGGTGATGCCAAGTTCGTGCTCGTTGTCGGTGTGGAGCAGATGACAACCACACCCGGCCCGGAAATCGGCGCAAACCTGCTTAAAGCCTCCTACCTGCCAGAAGATGGCGACACCCCGGCTGGGTTCGCTGGTGTCTTCGGTAAAATCGCAGGCATGTACTTCCAGAAGCATGGCGACCAGAGCGAAGCGCTGGCCCACATCGCTGCGAAGAACCACAAGAACGGCGTCGAAAACCCATATGCACAGATGCGCAAGGATCTTGGCGTAGAGTTCTGCCTCAATGAGAGTGAGAAGAACCCATTCGTGGCTGGTCCACTGAAGCGGACCGACTGTTCGCTGGTATCTGACGGCGCAGCAGCCATCGTCCTCACCGACACCACCACCGCACTTTCCGCAAAGAAAGCAGTCGCCTTCCGCGGTCTGGGCCATGCGCAGGACTTCCTGCCAATGTCCAAGCGCGACATCCTCAAGTTCGAAGGCTGTACCGAAGCTTGGAAGCGTGCGCTCTCCATGGCCAACATTACCATCGAAGACTTGTCCTTCGTTGAAACTCACGACTGCTTCACCATCGCTGAGCTGATCGAGTACGAAGCCATGGGTCTGGTGCCAGAAGGGCAGGGCGCAAGAGCCATCCTGGAAGGCTGGACCCAAAAGGACGGCAAACTGCCGGTCAACCCATCTGGCGGTCTGAAAGCAAAGGGTCACCCAATCGGAGCAACCGGGGTTTCCATGCACGCCCTCACTGCGATGCAGCTCACTGGTGAAGCTGGCGGCATTCAGGTAGAAGGCGCAGAACTCGGCGGCATCTTCAACATGGGCGGCGCCGCTGTCGCCAACTACGTCTCCGTCATGCAACGCCTCAAGTAA
- a CDS encoding glycosyltransferase, with amino-acid sequence MAEQQTPSNPPLVSVLIPARDAAETLGETLSSLLAQSFTDFAVVLVDDGSTDETREIAKHFAGHFPKGQFQIVEGPAKGISSALNAGLAVIKSPLVARLDADDLSEPRRLERQVRIMERNPDWLLCGTEVSVIDESGQIIDQMECPKTTVEIRKRLYEKCCLYHPTIMFRRDAVMEVGGYRSQYDGAEDYDLYLRLLEYGKIGALNERLVRYRIHPGQVTAQRGRPYRMMADMVLLAAIARLHEEEEPEFTKDTLAADLSSALRAELKERGFLEITPKVARHMAVRIKRANAKAKRLKGLLFQKNALAGNYKEAAKALMA; translated from the coding sequence ATGGCTGAACAACAAACGCCAAGTAATCCCCCTCTTGTCAGCGTTTTGATCCCTGCCCGCGATGCAGCCGAAACACTCGGTGAAACTCTCAGCAGCCTGCTCGCGCAGAGCTTCACCGATTTTGCCGTTGTGCTGGTGGATGATGGTTCCACCGACGAAACACGGGAGATCGCAAAGCATTTTGCGGGGCATTTTCCAAAGGGGCAGTTTCAGATCGTTGAAGGGCCAGCTAAGGGCATTTCCTCTGCGCTGAATGCGGGGCTTGCCGTGATCAAGAGCCCGCTTGTGGCACGGTTGGATGCAGACGATCTTTCTGAGCCCCGGCGGTTAGAGCGGCAGGTGCGCATTATGGAGCGCAATCCGGACTGGTTGCTGTGCGGGACAGAGGTTTCGGTGATTGATGAAAGCGGACAGATCATCGATCAGATGGAGTGTCCGAAGACGACGGTTGAAATCCGCAAGCGGCTTTATGAGAAGTGCTGCCTCTATCATCCGACCATCATGTTCCGACGGGACGCTGTGATGGAAGTTGGCGGCTATCGCTCTCAGTATGATGGCGCTGAGGATTATGATCTCTATTTGCGTTTGCTGGAGTACGGCAAGATTGGTGCCCTGAATGAGCGGCTGGTGCGATATCGCATTCATCCTGGACAAGTGACCGCCCAGCGTGGACGGCCTTATCGGATGATGGCGGATATGGTGCTGCTCGCCGCGATTGCGCGTCTGCACGAGGAAGAAGAACCGGAGTTTACAAAAGACACTTTGGCGGCAGACCTGAGCAGTGCTTTGCGTGCTGAATTGAAGGAGCGTGGTTTTCTAGAGATCACGCCCAAGGTCGCCCGGCATATGGCTGTGCGGATCAAGCGAGCGAACGCCAAGGCGAAGCGGCTGAAAGGCCTGTTGTTTCAGAAGAATGCGCTCGCCGGGAACTACAAGGAAGCTGCAAAAGCGCTGATGGCTTAA
- a CDS encoding LysR substrate-binding domain-containing protein has translation MPNSLPPLNALRAFEAAARHSNFTRAAEELGMTQAAVSYQIKVLEDRTGTPLFKRVGRQVVLTKAGAQLAAVASEAFQSIRAGFSAVQGTQDGRLKLSVVPTFAMNWLSLRIGEFQMANPQIAVQLETTGDIVDFASSDVDIGIRNSPKKSPGLICHKLAEITYTPMLCPRLAESIGGVNKPEDLLKLPIIDKGDPWWKNWFEAAGVNNPDFSNQPASQMGTQTVDGNIAIAGHGVAILTPLFHSSALRDGLLIQPFPLKCTAENPVWLVYREKQKNHRKIKLFRDWILNEMEIDKTCYAV, from the coding sequence ATGCCAAACAGCCTGCCTCCACTCAACGCTCTTCGCGCCTTTGAAGCCGCTGCAAGACATTCCAACTTCACCCGCGCTGCGGAGGAACTGGGAATGACGCAAGCGGCGGTGAGTTATCAGATAAAAGTGCTCGAAGATCGCACTGGCACCCCCTTGTTTAAACGGGTGGGAAGACAGGTTGTTTTAACGAAAGCAGGGGCGCAACTTGCGGCAGTTGCAAGTGAAGCTTTCCAGTCTATTCGCGCTGGCTTTTCGGCAGTGCAAGGGACGCAGGATGGGAGGCTAAAGCTAAGCGTAGTTCCCACCTTCGCCATGAACTGGCTCTCGTTGCGTATCGGAGAGTTCCAGATGGCAAATCCCCAAATTGCCGTTCAGTTGGAAACCACTGGTGACATCGTCGACTTTGCATCCTCCGATGTCGATATCGGGATTAGAAACAGTCCCAAAAAGTCGCCCGGATTAATCTGTCACAAACTTGCTGAGATTACCTACACGCCCATGCTATGCCCAAGACTTGCAGAGAGTATTGGCGGAGTAAACAAGCCTGAAGACCTCCTGAAACTCCCCATTATTGATAAGGGAGATCCTTGGTGGAAAAACTGGTTTGAAGCAGCCGGGGTGAACAACCCTGATTTTTCAAACCAACCCGCTTCCCAAATGGGAACGCAAACTGTCGATGGAAATATTGCGATTGCAGGGCATGGCGTCGCGATTTTGACACCCTTGTTTCATTCAAGTGCGCTGCGTGATGGCCTGCTTATTCAGCCCTTCCCATTAAAGTGCACGGCTGAAAATCCAGTGTGGCTGGTTTACCGTGAAAAGCAGAAAAACCACCGGAAAATAAAGCTGTTCCGTGACTGGATATTAAACGAAATGGAAATAGACAAAACTTGCTACGCTGTCTGA
- a CDS encoding VOC family protein: MHPDHVTVAVRDLEEARKFFKLLDFEEQKALVISGPMFSEYMGIPDLEADHVTLVLKGHSPRFEIQLLHYRNPEARAEPYPEDLCRTGYNHLCFAVDDLEDRLANLQAAGFSARSEVMEFNDRKLVFLFGPEKITIELAEWMKPT; encoded by the coding sequence ATGCACCCTGATCACGTCACCGTAGCCGTCCGCGACCTTGAGGAAGCGCGCAAATTCTTCAAACTGCTGGATTTTGAAGAGCAAAAAGCGCTGGTCATCTCAGGCCCGATGTTTTCCGAGTATATGGGCATCCCGGATCTGGAAGCCGACCACGTCACTCTGGTGCTGAAAGGCCATAGCCCAAGGTTCGAAATCCAACTCCTCCACTACCGCAATCCAGAGGCCCGGGCTGAACCATATCCAGAAGACCTCTGCCGAACCGGTTATAACCACCTGTGCTTCGCCGTGGATGATCTGGAAGATAGATTGGCGAACCTTCAAGCCGCAGGATTTAGCGCCCGTTCTGAAGTCATGGAGTTCAATGACAGAAAGCTCGTCTTCCTCTTCGGCCCGGAAAAGATCACCATAGAACTGGCCGAGTGGATGAAGCCAACCTAA
- a CDS encoding glycosyltransferase family 4 protein, with product MRTAIVMPRNMHFCQSRATSIDLCAHDLALHSQNKSNLRIFAGGEEDLFDDVDVFAVTEPGKKPTPAKFYDPLSEFGPQLIVVHQHLETAFQIITDFPGTPVILHRHGRFERNSAFKRWKYTRKMNRLAGIIWVGEDARNNFCENFTGVKARSVVVPNGIDCELWSPAPKENSVIYVGRAREDKGVFDLAQAWLACAERLEKSGWRLNLVLAVTDEGEQSTANSLRQMLSAHSSSVSIETNLDAPSVQQRLAISSIAVVPSIVAEGFGRTAIEAMSCGAAVITTHSGGLWEAVGETGKVINPRSPKEIATALLDLADNQPLREEMAKAGRERVLRLFNIHQIAETYDDMLMSLWDDHVSGTNKTQGLIDHMLVSE from the coding sequence TTGAGAACTGCAATCGTAATGCCGCGTAACATGCATTTCTGTCAGTCTCGAGCCACATCAATAGACCTGTGCGCTCATGATCTGGCGCTTCACAGCCAGAACAAAAGCAATCTGCGTATCTTCGCCGGTGGGGAAGAGGATCTGTTTGATGATGTTGATGTTTTTGCAGTGACAGAACCGGGTAAGAAACCAACCCCTGCAAAGTTCTATGACCCCTTGTCAGAGTTCGGACCGCAGCTGATCGTCGTGCACCAGCATCTGGAAACGGCGTTCCAGATCATCACCGACTTCCCTGGAACACCGGTGATCTTGCACCGCCACGGCAGATTTGAGCGCAACAGTGCCTTCAAACGATGGAAATACACCCGAAAAATGAACCGTCTGGCCGGGATCATCTGGGTTGGTGAAGATGCACGCAATAACTTTTGTGAAAACTTCACTGGCGTAAAAGCCCGCAGCGTTGTCGTACCCAACGGGATCGACTGCGAGCTCTGGTCGCCGGCACCAAAAGAAAACTCTGTGATCTATGTGGGCAGAGCCCGGGAAGACAAAGGCGTGTTCGATTTAGCCCAAGCATGGCTCGCTTGCGCGGAGCGGCTGGAAAAATCCGGCTGGAGATTGAATCTTGTACTGGCCGTCACGGATGAGGGGGAGCAATCAACCGCCAACTCCCTTCGCCAGATGCTCTCCGCGCATTCTTCCAGTGTCTCAATAGAAACCAATCTGGACGCGCCTAGTGTTCAGCAGCGTCTCGCAATATCTTCCATTGCGGTCGTGCCCTCCATCGTTGCGGAGGGCTTTGGCCGAACAGCCATAGAAGCCATGAGCTGCGGAGCCGCCGTGATCACCACGCACTCCGGTGGCCTGTGGGAGGCCGTAGGCGAAACTGGTAAGGTGATCAACCCACGATCTCCCAAAGAGATCGCAACCGCACTGCTTGATCTGGCGGATAACCAACCTCTTCGCGAAGAAATGGCCAAGGCCGGACGGGAACGGGTCCTGCGCCTCTTCAACATTCACCAGATTGCAGAGACCTATGACGACATGCTCATGAGCCTGTGGGATGACCACGTCAGCGGCACCAACAAAACGCAAGGGCTCATTGACCACATGCTCGTATCTGAGTGA
- a CDS encoding DUF2849 domain-containing protein, giving the protein MKTITANRLVDGDVVWLGHNGEWVKFVEAAWVLGSDEDMTKALEFAKAGEEKQYVLGTYAIDLELKDGHLQPKALKERIRAQGPTTRLDLGKQAERHLRSA; this is encoded by the coding sequence ATGAAAACTATTACCGCCAACAGACTGGTCGATGGTGATGTCGTCTGGCTCGGCCACAACGGAGAGTGGGTCAAGTTTGTTGAAGCAGCCTGGGTTCTGGGCTCCGATGAAGACATGACCAAAGCTTTGGAATTCGCGAAAGCGGGTGAAGAAAAGCAATATGTTCTAGGCACTTACGCGATTGATCTGGAACTGAAAGACGGCCACCTGCAGCCAAAGGCTCTCAAAGAACGCATCCGCGCTCAAGGCCCAACCACGCGTCTCGATCTCGGCAAACAAGCCGAACGCCATTTGCGTTCTGCCTAA
- the cysG gene encoding siroheme synthase CysG, with amino-acid sequence MALVESYNTQQDESNKLAVFPTFHKVEGKMVVVVGCGDEAAAKVRLLAQTKAHIRVVSHERPSAALAEAVADADGVFMLSLFNPAYLDGAALVFAATDEEELDREIVEAAREKGIPVNAVDRPELCDFYTGAMVNRAPVAVAITSTGVGPVYARHIRAQVEALLPREAGQLARLADSFRATVGKLMPSGSARRRFWAEFFSGSVAANTFAGETQKALTEAHRLLNSEQDQKGYVWLVGAGPGAEDLLTLRAQRVLQEADVIFYDALVPDAVVSMGRRDATRISVGKRKGTHSSTQTQINQLLVSAAKSGKRVVRLKAGDPMVFGRAGEEIAALREHDVDFEVVPGVTAAFAAAASAQIPLTLRGVASSLVFATGHNQNGDVLPDWADLALNGSTTAVYMGRTVAGKVANLLAKAGLDLSTPVMAIENAAQTKERNFAGTLQDLCNFEHHDSVTGPTLIVIGKAVAHADQSRSLPLSPYKFEKLPAVVAA; translated from the coding sequence ATGGCTTTGGTAGAGAGCTATAACACACAGCAGGACGAGAGCAATAAACTCGCTGTCTTTCCGACCTTTCATAAGGTTGAAGGCAAAATGGTTGTTGTTGTTGGCTGTGGTGATGAAGCTGCTGCGAAAGTGAGGCTTCTGGCGCAAACCAAAGCACACATCCGTGTTGTCAGCCATGAGCGCCCAAGTGCAGCTCTGGCTGAAGCGGTTGCCGATGCCGATGGTGTTTTCATGCTCAGCCTATTCAACCCGGCTTATCTGGATGGCGCAGCCCTCGTGTTCGCTGCCACCGATGAAGAGGAGCTGGACCGCGAAATCGTGGAGGCCGCTCGCGAGAAGGGCATTCCGGTCAACGCGGTGGACCGTCCTGAGCTTTGCGATTTTTACACCGGCGCGATGGTCAATCGCGCACCTGTTGCCGTGGCAATCACCTCAACAGGCGTTGGCCCTGTTTATGCCCGCCACATCCGCGCGCAGGTAGAAGCTCTGTTGCCTCGGGAGGCCGGTCAACTCGCAAGGTTGGCAGATAGTTTCCGTGCTACAGTTGGCAAGTTGATGCCTTCGGGAAGCGCACGTCGCCGCTTTTGGGCTGAATTTTTTTCAGGTTCCGTCGCTGCGAACACTTTTGCTGGTGAGACACAAAAGGCCCTTACCGAAGCGCATCGCTTGCTGAACTCTGAACAGGACCAGAAGGGATACGTCTGGCTCGTGGGTGCAGGCCCGGGAGCGGAAGATTTGCTGACCCTGCGCGCTCAGCGCGTCCTGCAGGAAGCAGATGTGATTTTCTATGATGCGTTGGTACCGGATGCCGTGGTTTCCATGGGACGCCGCGACGCAACACGCATCAGCGTGGGAAAACGCAAAGGAACGCACAGTTCAACGCAAACCCAGATCAACCAGTTATTGGTCTCTGCTGCCAAGTCCGGCAAACGGGTTGTCCGCCTCAAGGCCGGGGATCCGATGGTGTTTGGCCGGGCTGGAGAAGAGATTGCCGCGCTGCGAGAGCATGACGTGGACTTTGAGGTTGTGCCCGGTGTCACCGCAGCTTTCGCCGCTGCAGCCAGCGCTCAAATACCTTTGACATTACGCGGTGTTGCCTCCTCGCTGGTGTTCGCCACCGGGCACAACCAGAATGGAGATGTCCTCCCGGACTGGGCGGATCTCGCGCTCAACGGCTCCACAACTGCCGTCTACATGGGCCGCACAGTGGCGGGGAAAGTGGCAAACCTGCTCGCCAAAGCAGGTTTGGACTTATCCACCCCGGTCATGGCTATTGAGAACGCAGCCCAGACAAAAGAACGCAATTTTGCAGGCACCCTGCAAGACCTCTGTAATTTCGAGCATCACGACAGCGTCACCGGACCCACACTTATCGTCATCGGTAAGGCAGTGGCCCACGCAGACCAGTCGCGATCGCTCCCTCTAAGCCCTTACAAATTCGAGAAGTTACCGGCTGTGGTCGCAGCCTAG
- a CDS encoding glycosyltransferase family 2 protein: protein MRPDISSQSKIISIAEKRAQQGAATTDGRSDEKRIPLSVFIIAKNEEERIGRTIASCIQWADEVIVIDSGSTDQTVTVAQRMGARVLHNDWNGYGLQKRFGEDQCRHDWILNIDADEVVTPALRDEILGLFQTSVLANYDFWEVDIRDVWPHEKTAARHAFSHKQIRLYRKSVGRFSASSVHDTVRPPSAAKIGMLKGHMDHRSIPSITFHYDKMNRYSTMQVQEMRGRGRQLPRYRLLFEFPLAFLKGYLVRGYCRYGWWGLIASTNYAVSRYLRLAKFVEAELMEQSGHHSKHPSPSAQHKKA, encoded by the coding sequence TTGAGGCCCGATATCTCCAGCCAGAGCAAAATCATCAGCATCGCAGAAAAGCGGGCCCAACAGGGGGCAGCGACCACAGATGGTCGCTCTGATGAAAAGCGCATTCCACTTTCCGTGTTCATTATCGCCAAGAACGAGGAAGAGCGGATTGGCCGAACCATCGCCAGCTGCATTCAGTGGGCCGATGAGGTCATTGTGATCGACAGTGGCTCCACGGACCAGACCGTGACCGTTGCCCAGCGCATGGGCGCGCGGGTGCTGCACAATGACTGGAATGGCTATGGCCTGCAGAAACGCTTTGGTGAAGACCAGTGCCGGCATGACTGGATCTTGAACATTGATGCGGACGAAGTGGTGACGCCTGCATTGCGGGACGAGATTCTCGGGCTGTTTCAGACTTCGGTGCTTGCGAACTATGACTTCTGGGAGGTCGACATCCGCGATGTGTGGCCTCATGAGAAGACCGCCGCCAGGCACGCCTTTTCGCATAAGCAAATCCGGCTTTATCGCAAGAGCGTCGGGCGGTTTTCTGCCAGTTCGGTACACGACACTGTTCGCCCGCCCAGCGCTGCCAAGATTGGCATGCTGAAAGGGCATATGGACCACCGCAGCATTCCCAGCATCACGTTCCACTATGACAAAATGAACCGCTATTCGACCATGCAGGTTCAGGAGATGCGAGGACGTGGGCGCCAGTTGCCCCGTTATCGGCTGCTCTTTGAGTTTCCGCTTGCCTTTCTGAAGGGCTATCTGGTGCGCGGATATTGCCGTTATGGCTGGTGGGGTTTGATCGCTTCCACCAACTACGCCGTGAGCCGATACTTGCGGCTCGCCAAGTTTGTTGAGGCCGAGCTGATGGAACAGTCAGGCCACCACTCAAAACACCCTTCCCCTTCCGCACAACACAAAAAAGCCTAG
- a CDS encoding RidA family protein encodes MVKRVVIPQEFQEAAEKLNMSPAIFSGNHIFLSGMTGADMSGNMPEDPEAQFRNTFKKIACILNEANLDLDAIVEMTSYHIGLREHFELFDSIRLELFSKPYPAWTAIEAAALRREGALVEVRAVVSANYGG; translated from the coding sequence ATGGTCAAGCGTGTAGTCATCCCTCAGGAATTTCAGGAAGCTGCAGAAAAGCTCAATATGTCACCGGCAATCTTTTCAGGAAATCATATCTTCCTGAGTGGCATGACTGGAGCGGACATGAGCGGTAACATGCCAGAAGACCCGGAAGCCCAGTTCCGCAATACATTCAAGAAGATCGCCTGCATCCTGAACGAAGCCAATCTAGATCTGGATGCCATCGTCGAAATGACCAGCTACCACATCGGCCTGCGAGAACATTTCGAACTGTTCGACTCCATCCGCCTCGAACTCTTCTCCAAACCCTACCCAGCCTGGACCGCCATCGAAGCCGCCGCCCTCCGCCGCGAAGGCGCCCTAGTAGAAGTCCGCGCCGTCGTCAGTGCGAATTATGGTGGGTGA
- a CDS encoding autotransporter outer membrane beta-barrel domain-containing protein, with amino-acid sequence MQVALPSQVGMFKVIKALFFNLLIIAGLQLTGGFLTVSHAQTVTCPDDGRITFSLEAEVCNDVYSTYSNSQNGFVLEYSGSGTFIIQLRKNGALAADSAFTITSGSWTNYGNGHSKTCNNSSSDCNFSFSDISENGDRYTFSATLLTGSTEAVNASVIITRASVQGNASPSATAAANLSVARTSLIIGNRPNFSGLMQQPPSKSANPMGYLALNGSETGQNVFFMTSLNRIRIGMAAGEQKQADHQRRNQAYPALAFAPLSQKSLSTGAFNPLLTMAPREQDTKQAAIENAIGVSDSPSSSGQIQPEPEPFTGVPYGADYDVWIRLSGNRGKNGDASSNFWIGHVGGHVFLSPDLIVGGLLQLDWVSTSDSSIGQQGRGGGWMIGPYAAARFFDQRLYLDLNASWGRGSNDVGAIGTNEENNFNSYRWLVAGKLSGPIDYQNWRFTPEIGVSYFREEADGFFDSAGTHIAGQTAAQGEVLFGPYIRYTYRLDEDTFLLPSLGITGRWNFGVENPSSIASPVLESGDIRARVDGGLTGVFRRGVSLDVKGYYDGFGVANFYNYGGDLRLNVPF; translated from the coding sequence ATGCAAGTTGCCCTTCCAAGCCAAGTTGGCATGTTCAAAGTCATCAAGGCACTTTTCTTTAATCTACTCATAATTGCGGGCCTTCAACTCACTGGAGGCTTTTTAACTGTGAGCCATGCTCAAACGGTTACCTGCCCAGATGATGGCCGTATTACTTTTAGTCTGGAAGCCGAGGTATGCAACGACGTCTACTCCACGTACTCCAATTCTCAAAATGGGTTTGTATTGGAGTACTCAGGCAGTGGAACTTTCATAATTCAACTACGGAAAAACGGTGCTTTAGCAGCAGATTCTGCTTTTACTATTACCTCTGGGAGTTGGACTAACTATGGCAATGGACACTCCAAGACATGCAACAACTCCAGCAGTGATTGTAATTTCTCATTTTCAGACATTTCGGAGAATGGAGATCGTTACACCTTCTCTGCCACCTTACTCACTGGATCAACTGAAGCCGTTAACGCCAGTGTCATAATCACCCGTGCGAGCGTTCAGGGGAATGCTTCTCCTTCCGCAACTGCTGCGGCCAATCTTTCAGTTGCGCGCACGTCACTTATCATCGGAAACCGACCCAATTTTTCTGGCCTGATGCAGCAGCCTCCCTCGAAGTCAGCCAACCCGATGGGGTATCTTGCACTCAATGGATCGGAGACTGGGCAAAATGTTTTCTTCATGACCAGTTTAAATCGAATACGCATTGGCATGGCAGCAGGAGAGCAAAAACAAGCTGATCACCAGAGACGTAATCAAGCTTATCCAGCACTTGCTTTTGCTCCTCTCTCTCAAAAATCACTCAGCACTGGTGCATTTAACCCACTTCTGACGATGGCTCCCAGAGAACAAGATACCAAACAAGCTGCCATTGAGAATGCGATAGGCGTATCGGATAGTCCCAGCTCTTCAGGACAGATACAGCCTGAACCTGAACCATTCACCGGGGTGCCCTATGGCGCGGACTATGATGTCTGGATCCGTCTTTCCGGCAATCGAGGTAAGAACGGAGATGCCTCATCCAACTTCTGGATTGGGCACGTGGGCGGTCATGTATTTTTAAGTCCAGATTTGATTGTGGGTGGACTACTTCAACTGGACTGGGTGAGCACCAGTGATAGTTCAATTGGACAGCAAGGTCGCGGGGGTGGGTGGATGATTGGACCGTATGCCGCCGCACGCTTCTTTGACCAACGGCTCTATCTAGACCTCAACGCCTCATGGGGGCGAGGCAGTAATGATGTCGGCGCGATTGGAACCAATGAAGAAAACAACTTTAATAGCTATCGTTGGCTGGTCGCAGGCAAGCTGTCTGGGCCCATTGATTATCAGAACTGGCGTTTCACTCCTGAAATCGGCGTCAGTTATTTTCGTGAGGAAGCAGATGGTTTCTTCGATAGCGCGGGCACTCATATAGCAGGCCAAACAGCAGCCCAAGGTGAAGTCTTATTCGGTCCTTACATCAGATACACCTACCGATTAGATGAAGACACTTTCCTTCTACCCAGTCTCGGAATTACCGGGCGATGGAACTTCGGCGTTGAAAATCCCAGTTCTATCGCCAGCCCAGTCTTAGAGTCCGGCGATATCAGAGCGCGCGTGGATGGTGGCTTAACTGGCGTGTTTCGTCGTGGAGTAAGCCTTGATGTCAAAGGTTACTATGACGGTTTTGGTGTTGCCAACTTCTACAACTACGGAGGAGATCTGCGCCTCAACGTCCCATTCTAG